In the Candidatus Omnitrophota bacterium genome, one interval contains:
- a CDS encoding N-acetyltransferase, whose protein sequence is MIRKATLTDSKKIQALINAWAKEGRVLERSLNYIYEHIRDFWVYTQGKRIIGCCALSVVGWQDLGEVKSLAIAKSFQGRGIGKKLVLKCLEEARRLEVSNIFALTFVPQFFKKLGFKKISRKKLPHKIWSDCIHCMSFPNCSEEAVILKLKGK, encoded by the coding sequence ATGATAAGAAAAGCTACTCTAACTGATAGTAAAAAAATTCAAGCTCTTATTAATGCTTGGGCCAAAGAGGGCAGAGTTTTAGAGCGTTCTTTAAATTATATCTATGAGCATATACGTGATTTTTGGGTTTATACCCAGGGTAAACGAATAATTGGCTGTTGCGCTCTTAGCGTTGTCGGTTGGCAAGATCTCGGTGAAGTAAAGTCTTTAGCCATTGCTAAGAGTTTTCAAGGCCGCGGCATTGGAAAAAAACTAGTTTTAAAATGTTTAGAGGAAGCTAGAAGGTTAGAGGTAAGTAATATTTTTGCATTAACCTTTGTTCCTCAGTTTTTTAAAAAGTTAGGTTTTAAAAAAATATCTCGTAAGAAGTTACCGCATAAAATTTGGAGTGACTGCATACATTGTATGAGTTTTCCTAATTGTTCTGAGGAGGCGGTAATTTTAAAATTAAAGGGTAAATAA
- a CDS encoding acyl-CoA dehydrogenase family protein codes for MFIVDHNLTEDQKMLRELCRQIAEEKIRPQSRELDEKEEFPKDIMQILAQSDLFSLCIPEAYGGMGSGLAELCIATEEISRVDGGVATSYAASFLGMFPILLHGTEDQKKKYLPDIASGKHLTAFGLTEPEAGSDAAAVKTTAKKDGDYYILNGTKHFITNAGDAQVYTVVAVTNKSRGPRGVSAFIVEKGAEGFTFGKKEEKLGIRASSTGELVFNDVKVPQENLLGGREGLGFIATMRTFDQSRPGVAAQAVGIAQGALELATKYAHERIQFGKPISSFQGIQWMLADMATKIEAARSLVYACASMVDRGSKDVGVASAAAKMFASDVAMEVTTNAVQIYGGYGYMRDYPIEKFMRDAKITQIYEGTNQIQRNIIALELIKKYGK; via the coding sequence ATGTTTATTGTTGATCATAATCTAACTGAAGATCAAAAAATGTTACGGGAGCTATGTCGCCAAATTGCTGAGGAAAAGATTCGTCCTCAGTCCAGGGAACTCGATGAGAAGGAGGAATTTCCTAAAGATATTATGCAAATCCTTGCTCAATCGGATCTTTTTTCACTTTGTATCCCAGAGGCCTATGGCGGAATGGGTTCGGGGCTAGCTGAGCTGTGTATTGCAACTGAAGAGATATCTCGTGTTGACGGAGGCGTGGCAACTTCTTATGCAGCATCATTTTTGGGTATGTTTCCAATTTTACTACATGGAACTGAAGATCAAAAAAAGAAATATTTACCGGACATTGCTTCCGGCAAACATTTGACTGCTTTTGGTTTAACTGAACCAGAGGCCGGATCAGATGCCGCAGCGGTAAAAACAACTGCTAAAAAAGACGGTGATTATTATATTTTAAATGGCACTAAGCATTTTATTACTAATGCTGGTGATGCTCAAGTTTATACGGTTGTTGCAGTAACCAATAAATCCAGGGGGCCGCGAGGAGTTTCAGCGTTTATAGTCGAGAAAGGGGCTGAGGGATTTACTTTTGGTAAAAAGGAAGAAAAATTAGGCATAAGAGCTTCTTCTACTGGAGAACTTGTTTTTAATGATGTTAAGGTTCCTCAGGAAAATCTACTTGGTGGCCGTGAAGGATTAGGTTTTATTGCTACTATGAGGACTTTTGATCAATCTCGTCCGGGGGTAGCTGCTCAGGCTGTTGGTATTGCTCAAGGAGCTTTAGAACTTGCAACCAAATATGCACATGAACGTATACAGTTTGGCAAACCGATAAGCTCATTTCAGGGTATACAATGGATGTTGGCGGATATGGCTACTAAGATTGAGGCTGCTCGAAGCCTAGTTTATGCTTGCGCTTCGATGGTTGATCGGGGGTCAAAGGATGTTGGGGTAGCTTCGGCTGCCGCTAAGATGTTTGCTTCAGATGTGGCCATGGAGGTTACTACCAATGCTGTTCAAATCTATGGTGGCTATGGCTATATGCGTGACTATCCGATTGAGAAATTTATGCGCGATGCCAAAATTACTCAAATTTATGAAGGCACAAACCAAATTCAGAGGAATATTATTGCTCTTGAACTGATAAAGAAATACGGTAAGTAA